From Roseibium alexandrii DFL-11, the proteins below share one genomic window:
- a CDS encoding HAD-IA family hydrolase, translated as MYLIIFDVDGTLLDSQNTIVHGFETAFSAVGLPAPDRKTILSIVGRSLEEAFQDLVGPEHTHLVAQMADAYRTEKIARRTSGLDLDPLYPGACEAIDRLHARPDVLLGIATGKAMRGVRYMLDVHDLHGRFITIQTADTSPSKPHPDMIVRALRETGAEAIKTVMIGDTGFDMSMARSAGVHAIGVTWGYHDHSQLVTEGAERIVHTFDELVLAINEVLEITEEAV; from the coding sequence ATGTACCTGATCATATTTGACGTCGATGGCACGCTTCTCGACAGCCAGAACACCATCGTGCATGGCTTCGAAACGGCGTTTTCCGCTGTCGGGCTTCCGGCACCGGATCGAAAGACCATCCTGTCGATCGTTGGGCGGTCGCTGGAAGAGGCGTTTCAGGATCTTGTCGGTCCTGAGCACACGCATCTGGTCGCGCAAATGGCGGACGCTTACCGCACGGAAAAAATCGCTCGGCGGACGTCCGGACTGGACCTTGATCCGTTGTATCCGGGCGCCTGCGAAGCGATCGACCGCCTTCATGCACGGCCCGATGTTTTGCTAGGCATCGCAACGGGCAAGGCAATGCGCGGAGTTCGGTACATGCTGGATGTCCACGATCTGCATGGCCGTTTCATCACCATTCAGACCGCGGACACGTCTCCTTCAAAGCCGCATCCGGACATGATCGTACGGGCTTTGCGGGAAACCGGTGCAGAAGCAATAAAGACGGTCATGATCGGCGATACCGGATTTGACATGTCCATGGCGCGGTCTGCCGGGGTCCATGCAATCGGTGTGACCTGGGGCTACCATGATCACAGCCAGTTGGTCACCGAGGGCGCAGAGCGGATCGTGCATACTTTCGATGAGCTCGTGCTGGCGATCAATGAAGTTTTGGAAATTACAGAGGAAGCAGTGTGA
- a CDS encoding DegQ family serine endoprotease yields MGLLGTRARSGRKAVAAGLLALFWLGSASAQAQQPTPEDLRLVPDSAAQIKLSFAPLVKQVAPAVVNVYASRKVVQRQQVSPFFDDPFFRRFFGQPNGGFGQPRERVESSLGSGVIISADGTVITNHHVIKGADEVRVALNDRREFDADIVLMDEQTDLAVLKIREGGPFEHVEFADADLLEVGDIVLAIGNPFGVGQTVTQGIVSALARTQVGVTDYQFFIQTDAAINPGNSGGALIDMTGKLVGINTAIFSRSGGSNGIGFAIPAHMARYVARAADQGGKVQRPWLGATVQLVGAEIAEALSLDRPKGVLVTAVFDGSPAHEADLRVSDLVVAIDGKEVIDPNAFGYRFATKMIGESAEFTVLRSGREETVSISLQPAPETIPRDTRELLEFSPFEGATVMNLSPAVAQELGLDGLPEGVIIAEVRRGGQADRVGLRPGDIVRGINNQAISSTRMLETITKTPPRIWRLDIERDGKVSQIVLR; encoded by the coding sequence ATGGGTCTGTTGGGAACACGCGCTAGGTCCGGCAGGAAAGCCGTCGCCGCAGGTCTGTTGGCTTTGTTCTGGCTAGGTTCGGCATCGGCACAGGCGCAACAGCCGACGCCGGAGGATTTGCGTCTTGTTCCGGACAGCGCGGCCCAGATCAAGCTGTCGTTTGCTCCGTTGGTGAAGCAAGTTGCACCCGCCGTTGTGAACGTTTATGCGAGCCGCAAGGTGGTTCAGCGCCAGCAGGTGTCGCCGTTCTTTGACGATCCGTTCTTCAGGCGCTTTTTCGGCCAACCGAACGGTGGTTTCGGCCAGCCACGTGAACGTGTCGAATCTTCCCTGGGTTCCGGCGTGATTATTTCAGCAGACGGAACGGTGATCACCAACCATCACGTGATCAAAGGCGCTGATGAAGTCCGGGTTGCGCTGAATGACCGGCGTGAATTTGATGCTGATATCGTTCTTATGGACGAGCAGACGGATTTGGCGGTGTTAAAAATCCGTGAGGGCGGCCCTTTTGAACACGTCGAGTTTGCCGATGCGGACTTGCTGGAGGTCGGTGATATTGTTCTGGCGATCGGCAATCCGTTCGGGGTCGGCCAGACTGTGACGCAAGGGATCGTGTCCGCGTTAGCTCGAACGCAGGTCGGTGTTACGGACTACCAGTTCTTCATTCAAACTGATGCAGCGATCAACCCGGGCAATTCTGGCGGCGCACTGATTGACATGACGGGCAAGCTTGTCGGGATCAACACCGCGATTTTCTCGCGCTCCGGCGGGTCCAACGGCATCGGCTTTGCGATCCCGGCGCATATGGCGCGGTATGTTGCCCGTGCGGCCGACCAGGGCGGCAAGGTTCAGCGGCCCTGGCTCGGAGCGACGGTTCAGTTGGTCGGCGCCGAGATTGCAGAAGCCTTATCTCTTGACCGGCCAAAAGGTGTTCTGGTGACTGCGGTGTTTGACGGCTCTCCGGCCCACGAGGCAGATCTGCGTGTGAGTGATCTGGTTGTCGCAATTGACGGCAAGGAGGTGATTGACCCGAATGCATTCGGCTATCGTTTTGCCACCAAGATGATCGGCGAAAGTGCCGAGTTTACGGTCCTGCGTTCCGGCCGGGAAGAGACCGTATCCATCAGCTTGCAACCTGCGCCGGAAACCATTCCTCGCGACACGCGCGAACTTCTTGAGTTCTCGCCATTTGAAGGAGCGACCGTGATGAACCTGTCTCCCGCCGTTGCTCAGGAGCTTGGGCTCGACGGGCTGCCGGAAGGCGTGATCATTGCAGAGGTTCGACGGGGTGGTCAGGCAGATCGTGTTGGCCTGCGTCCGGGCGATATCGTCCGGGGGATTAACAACCAGGCGATATCCAGTACGCGCATGTTGGAGACAATCACGAAGACACCCCCGCGTATCTGGCGTCTTGATATCGAACGGGACGGTAAAGTGTCCCAAATCGTTCTGCGTTAG
- a CDS encoding replication-associated recombination protein A, with product MSDLFEASGLAASAPRPLADRMRPARLEDVVGQDHLLGPEGTLSRMLKTRTLGSLIFWGPPGTGKTTIARLLANETDLAFEQISAIFSGVADLKKVFEAARARRMGGRATLLFVDEIHRFNRAQQDSFLPVMEDGTITLVGATTENPSFELNAALLSRSHVMTFQSLNKGAIEQLLARAEEVEERKLPLDEEARGVLIRMADGDGRSALTLAEDVWRASAEDEVFDAERLQEIVQRRAPIYDKGADGHYNLISALHKSVRGSDPDASLYWFCRMLDGGEDPMYLARRLIRMAVEDIGLADPNALVQANAARDAYQMLGSPEGELALAQCVIYLATAPKSNGAYVAYKAAMRDAKTSGSLLPPKHILNAPTKLMKQEGYGDGYHYDHDSPDGFSGQDYFPEDMGRKTYYNPPQRGFERDLRKRLEYWDKLRKERS from the coding sequence GTGAGTGATCTGTTCGAAGCTTCTGGTTTGGCTGCATCTGCACCGCGTCCGCTGGCAGATCGCATGCGTCCGGCACGGTTGGAAGACGTTGTCGGGCAGGACCACTTGCTCGGACCTGAGGGCACGCTGTCCCGGATGCTGAAAACCCGGACGCTTGGTTCCCTGATCTTCTGGGGACCTCCGGGCACCGGAAAGACCACGATTGCACGCCTGCTTGCCAACGAGACTGATCTCGCATTCGAGCAGATCTCGGCGATTTTTTCAGGTGTTGCCGATCTCAAGAAAGTGTTTGAAGCCGCCCGTGCACGGCGCATGGGCGGGCGGGCAACTCTCTTGTTCGTCGATGAGATCCACCGCTTCAACAGAGCTCAGCAGGACAGTTTCCTGCCCGTGATGGAAGACGGGACGATCACCTTGGTTGGAGCGACCACGGAAAACCCGTCTTTTGAGCTCAATGCGGCTCTTCTGTCGCGCTCGCACGTGATGACGTTTCAATCGCTCAACAAGGGTGCGATTGAACAGCTTCTGGCACGGGCGGAGGAGGTGGAAGAGCGCAAGTTGCCGCTCGATGAGGAAGCGCGTGGGGTCCTCATTCGTATGGCAGACGGTGATGGGCGTTCGGCGCTCACGCTGGCAGAGGATGTCTGGCGGGCGTCCGCCGAAGATGAAGTGTTCGATGCCGAACGCCTGCAGGAAATCGTTCAGCGCAGGGCCCCGATTTACGACAAGGGCGCGGACGGCCATTACAATCTCATATCAGCCCTGCACAAGTCGGTGCGCGGATCCGATCCGGACGCGTCACTGTATTGGTTTTGCCGGATGCTGGACGGCGGGGAAGATCCGATGTATCTCGCCCGGCGTCTGATCCGGATGGCGGTTGAAGACATCGGCCTTGCGGACCCCAATGCGCTGGTTCAGGCCAATGCCGCGCGGGATGCGTACCAGATGCTTGGCTCACCGGAAGGCGAGCTCGCGCTTGCCCAGTGTGTGATCTATCTGGCGACAGCGCCAAAATCGAATGGCGCCTATGTTGCCTACAAGGCTGCAATGAGGGATGCCAAGACCAGCGGGTCGCTGCTGCCGCCCAAACATATCTTGAATGCGCCGACCAAGCTGATGAAGCAGGAAGGTTATGGCGACGGCTATCATTACGACCACGACTCGCCAGACGGCTTTTCTGGTCAGGATTATTTCCCGGAAGATATGGGCCGCAAGACTTATTACAATCCGCCGCAACGCGGTTTTGAACGGGATCTTCGGAAGCGCCTGGAGTACTGGGACAAGCTGCGCAAGGAGCGCAGCTAG
- a CDS encoding RluA family pseudouridine synthase, giving the protein MSAIEQKKVTADEAGMRLDRWFKAHYPGLGFGRLQKLLRTGQVRVDGKRAESNTRIAKGQIIRIPPLGVELPADDKKNARPKSTKLIADDKKAIEDMLLYEDNQVMVLNKPAGLAVQGGSGLKRHLDGMLDAFTDQKGNKPRLVHRLDRETSGIILVARTRQAAQELTKAFRHRNTRKVYWTILAGVPKPHQGRISTFLARDEEEERMQVVRQGGADDAQHAVSLYSVFEKSGQKLSWVTMKPVTGRTHQLRAHAAHIGHPIIGDDKYFNIENWELPGGIQNRLHLLARRIVIPHPSGHGKIDVSAPLPPHMQQTWNLLGFDATDYDPETDDPDENFIKR; this is encoded by the coding sequence ATGTCCGCGATTGAACAGAAAAAAGTGACCGCTGATGAGGCGGGCATGCGCCTCGACCGTTGGTTCAAGGCCCATTATCCAGGACTGGGTTTTGGCCGCTTGCAAAAACTGCTGCGGACCGGACAGGTGCGGGTGGATGGCAAACGCGCGGAAAGCAACACGCGGATCGCCAAAGGGCAGATCATCCGCATTCCACCGCTCGGTGTTGAACTGCCGGCGGACGACAAGAAAAACGCCCGGCCGAAATCGACCAAGCTGATTGCCGACGATAAAAAGGCAATCGAGGACATGCTGCTCTATGAGGACAACCAGGTCATGGTCCTGAACAAGCCGGCTGGTCTTGCTGTTCAGGGCGGTTCAGGCTTGAAGCGCCACCTGGATGGCATGCTGGATGCCTTTACCGATCAAAAGGGCAACAAGCCGCGCTTGGTCCACCGGCTTGACCGGGAAACCTCAGGGATCATTCTCGTTGCGCGGACCCGTCAGGCGGCTCAGGAACTGACCAAGGCGTTCCGGCATCGCAATACGCGCAAGGTGTATTGGACAATTCTGGCTGGTGTTCCGAAACCTCACCAGGGACGGATTTCAACCTTCCTCGCCCGCGATGAGGAAGAAGAGCGTATGCAGGTTGTCCGCCAAGGCGGCGCGGATGATGCACAACACGCTGTCTCGCTCTACTCCGTGTTCGAAAAGTCCGGCCAGAAGCTCTCATGGGTCACGATGAAGCCGGTTACGGGCCGGACACACCAGTTGCGCGCTCATGCAGCTCATATCGGACACCCGATCATCGGGGATGACAAATACTTCAACATTGAGAACTGGGAATTGCCGGGCGGTATCCAGAACCGTTTGCATCTCTTGGCACGGCGAATCGTCATTCCGCATCCGTCTGGTCACGGTAAGATCGATGTGTCTGCACCATTGCCGCCGCACATGCAGCAGACCTGGAACCTTCTGGGGTTTGATGCGACGGACTATGATCCGGAAACAGACGATCCGGATGAGAACTTCATCAAGCGCTAG
- a CDS encoding ATP12 family chaperone protein: MRDYLEALHEDAAKDPEQRARELSRRELPKRFYKSAEHIETEDGFAIHLDGRPVKTPAKSTLLLPTEVLGAAVAAEWDAQEKEINPARMPLTRIANSAQDAVANRFGEVADDITGFAANDALCYRADDPESLCDTQRRVWDPVVEWAGDQLSGRFVLIEGIMHTPQDQALLTAFRTRIGEDSPLRLAGLHTVTTLTGSALLALALRDGFLDADSVWTAAHVEEDFNIERWGEDAEAKQIRAYKRSEFDAAALVLANA; the protein is encoded by the coding sequence ATGCGTGACTATCTTGAAGCATTGCATGAAGATGCGGCAAAGGATCCGGAGCAACGGGCCCGGGAACTGTCCCGCCGCGAGCTGCCAAAGAGATTCTATAAGAGCGCCGAACACATTGAAACAGAAGATGGTTTTGCCATTCATCTAGATGGGCGTCCGGTCAAGACACCGGCCAAGTCGACATTGCTGCTGCCGACTGAGGTGCTCGGCGCGGCCGTTGCCGCGGAGTGGGACGCTCAGGAAAAGGAAATCAATCCGGCCCGAATGCCTCTGACGCGGATTGCCAATTCCGCTCAGGACGCAGTCGCCAATCGGTTTGGCGAAGTCGCGGATGACATCACCGGGTTTGCCGCAAATGACGCGCTTTGCTATCGGGCCGACGACCCGGAGAGCCTCTGCGACACGCAGCGCCGTGTGTGGGACCCGGTGGTTGAGTGGGCAGGAGACCAGCTCAGCGGGCGCTTTGTGCTCATCGAAGGCATCATGCATACCCCCCAGGACCAGGCGCTGCTCACCGCGTTCCGCACTAGGATCGGCGAAGACAGCCCGCTGCGGCTTGCCGGGCTGCATACCGTCACCACGTTGACTGGGTCGGCGCTCCTTGCGCTGGCCCTGCGCGACGGGTTCCTCGATGCGGACAGTGTCTGGACCGCAGCCCATGTTGAAGAGGACTTCAACATTGAGCGTTGGGGCGAGGACGCGGAAGCCAAACAGATCCGCGCATACAAGCGCTCCGAGTTCGATGCTGCCGCTCTTGTTCTGGCAAACGCGTAA
- a CDS encoding inositol monophosphatase family protein, producing MVDHLTEFARTANDLADAAGDILRTAWFSEGAVSYKADRSALTEADTDVENRLRNLIALRHPDHGILGEEFGAEDLDKEFVWVLDPIDGTRQFGARLLNFGVLIALCHHGKPVIGVIDQPIGHIRYCGIKGGGATLNGRCITSRKDADLDHAVLSLANPNSFCGESRRGFDALNSTGAMTGFDGGCLAYGALARGMVDVCLNGPDLDPFDICALVPIVEEAGGCITDWSGAPLSLSSRGAIVASGSIQLHETVLDLLTGQT from the coding sequence ATGGTTGATCACCTGACGGAGTTTGCCCGGACCGCGAATGACCTTGCTGACGCCGCAGGCGACATCCTGCGGACAGCCTGGTTCAGTGAGGGCGCCGTCTCGTACAAGGCCGACCGTTCTGCCTTGACCGAAGCGGACACAGACGTTGAAAACCGTCTTCGTAATTTGATCGCACTCCGTCATCCGGACCACGGCATTCTCGGCGAAGAGTTTGGTGCAGAAGACCTCGACAAGGAGTTTGTCTGGGTGCTGGACCCGATTGACGGGACACGGCAATTCGGTGCCCGGCTCCTCAATTTCGGTGTCCTGATTGCGCTCTGCCACCACGGGAAACCTGTCATAGGCGTCATCGATCAGCCGATTGGGCATATCCGGTATTGTGGGATCAAGGGAGGTGGGGCGACCTTGAATGGCCGGTGCATCACCAGCCGCAAAGATGCGGATTTGGATCACGCTGTTTTGTCGCTGGCCAATCCGAATTCGTTTTGTGGTGAGAGCCGGCGAGGCTTTGATGCTTTGAACAGCACAGGCGCCATGACGGGCTTTGATGGCGGATGCCTCGCCTACGGTGCCTTGGCGCGCGGGATGGTGGACGTGTGCCTGAACGGTCCGGATCTTGATCCGTTCGATATTTGTGCTCTGGTTCCAATCGTCGAGGAAGCAGGGGGATGCATCACGGACTGGAGTGGCGCTCCCTTATCGCTGTCATCACGAGGCGCAATTGTTGCGTCGGGCTCGATACAGCTTCATGAAACGGTTTTAGATCTTTTGACAGGGCAGACTTAA
- a CDS encoding patatin-like protein: MKEVELRLALVLYGGVSLAIYMHGVSREILNLVRASSHRADRKSNKGDKPEYTEDMAPSQAAYEDLLNLLSPKADIRVVVDAIAGASAGGVNGIMLGRAIAHDLPLDSHSEMWLKNADVTRLARPQNGLSRYFKMSVSPMLDRLVSTRLSRRVEDPETRDKLRQFMQSRWFSPPFSGERFIGWMLDASQKMAIKRSAERTLIPRGQTLDLFVTITDYNGIKRRILLDDPDYVEEWDHRRILSFHASHRSNHFIDSQFDEKSIPELVFAARATSSFPGAFPPATIAEMDRVLARRKEQWANRNRFLSRALHLDDDTASRHCFVDGSVVMNKPFAPVIDVIKDRPAAREVSRRLLYVDPTPLEYAAEEKGVTELPGFFRVILASLAHIPRNEPIGDDLKELEQNNRRSRWLAKLIDTANPIVEKAVSGILPSWRAITPDVVSRCRKQATVKAFEQAGFAFLNYQSLKLHALAERLAKLVTAFGASQNRTRQEEQLLNQFYNHFLSLTSESQDELGRNDPGVVALLRGLDVDYRIRRLRFVIRKLNEFYSYDRSSKLPPPDTAALDRLKGLLYEQVDHLSWRWQERFYGGQFVQSAHELCARDPASASCAQSLEHMIDQLSGMMGLADLDRLQDELFAEAAGGALDKDQHRALLQAYIGFGFYDLITFPVLQRNDFSEVTEILVDRISPKDAESLYTDGFELKGKQLNMFGAFFNRSWREHDYLWGRLNAADRLVSVILSAVGETTLPQHQVNQARARVFLAILDEEREKLANIPEELDRVDALVRSIYPDFAHVAENV; encoded by the coding sequence ATGAAGGAAGTCGAGCTCAGACTTGCGCTTGTTTTATATGGCGGGGTGTCCCTTGCCATCTACATGCATGGGGTGAGCCGTGAAATCCTGAATTTGGTGCGGGCGTCTTCTCATCGTGCAGACCGAAAATCCAACAAGGGTGACAAGCCGGAATACACCGAGGATATGGCGCCGTCCCAGGCTGCCTATGAAGATCTTCTCAATCTCTTGTCGCCCAAGGCGGATATTCGCGTTGTTGTCGACGCTATTGCCGGGGCCTCTGCAGGTGGTGTCAATGGCATTATGCTCGGGCGCGCAATTGCCCATGACCTGCCGCTCGACAGTCACAGTGAGATGTGGCTGAAAAATGCGGATGTGACCCGACTTGCCCGGCCACAGAATGGCCTGTCCCGATACTTCAAGATGTCGGTGTCACCGATGCTGGACAGGTTGGTCTCTACGCGGCTTTCCCGGCGGGTTGAAGATCCTGAAACGCGCGACAAGCTGCGCCAGTTCATGCAGTCACGATGGTTTTCACCGCCGTTTTCTGGGGAACGGTTCATCGGATGGATGCTCGATGCGAGCCAGAAGATGGCAATCAAGAGGTCGGCGGAGCGCACTTTGATCCCGAGGGGCCAAACCCTCGATCTCTTTGTGACGATCACCGATTACAACGGTATCAAACGGCGCATTTTGCTGGATGACCCGGACTATGTGGAGGAGTGGGATCACCGGCGCATTCTGAGTTTCCATGCCTCGCACCGGTCGAACCATTTCATTGACAGCCAGTTCGATGAAAAAAGCATCCCGGAGTTGGTATTTGCAGCCCGTGCGACGTCGTCATTTCCCGGGGCCTTTCCGCCAGCGACGATTGCGGAGATGGATCGGGTTCTCGCCCGCCGTAAGGAACAATGGGCCAATCGTAACCGGTTCTTGTCCCGGGCACTTCATCTCGATGATGACACGGCCTCACGTCACTGTTTTGTCGATGGCAGCGTGGTGATGAACAAACCTTTCGCCCCCGTGATCGATGTCATCAAGGATCGCCCGGCAGCAAGAGAGGTGTCACGGCGGCTCTTGTATGTCGATCCAACCCCGCTTGAATACGCGGCAGAGGAGAAAGGCGTCACCGAACTGCCTGGCTTTTTCCGGGTTATTCTCGCTTCCTTGGCCCATATTCCCCGCAATGAGCCAATCGGAGATGATCTCAAGGAACTGGAGCAAAACAACCGCCGCAGCCGTTGGTTGGCGAAATTGATCGACACAGCCAACCCGATCGTGGAGAAGGCCGTGTCCGGGATCTTGCCGAGCTGGCGGGCTATCACGCCCGATGTCGTGTCGCGGTGCCGGAAACAGGCGACGGTCAAGGCTTTTGAACAGGCTGGATTTGCTTTTCTGAACTATCAGTCCTTGAAACTACATGCACTGGCAGAACGGCTTGCCAAACTGGTCACAGCCTTCGGCGCAAGCCAGAACAGAACCCGCCAGGAAGAGCAGCTTCTCAACCAATTCTACAATCACTTCCTGAGCTTGACGTCTGAAAGTCAAGATGAGCTTGGTAGAAACGATCCGGGGGTGGTTGCACTTTTGAGAGGGCTGGACGTCGACTACCGGATCCGCCGCCTGCGGTTTGTCATTCGCAAGCTGAACGAATTTTACAGCTACGATCGCTCTTCCAAATTGCCGCCGCCAGATACCGCTGCCCTGGATCGGCTGAAGGGCCTTCTTTACGAGCAGGTTGATCATTTGTCGTGGCGCTGGCAGGAACGATTCTACGGAGGACAATTTGTGCAATCGGCCCACGAGCTCTGTGCACGGGATCCCGCCTCCGCGTCTTGTGCTCAGTCGCTAGAACACATGATAGACCAGCTGAGCGGTATGATGGGGCTGGCTGATCTGGATCGGTTGCAGGACGAGCTCTTTGCCGAGGCGGCAGGAGGAGCACTGGACAAGGACCAGCATCGCGCACTTCTGCAGGCCTATATCGGCTTCGGCTTTTATGACCTGATCACATTCCCGGTCCTGCAGCGGAATGACTTTTCGGAAGTCACGGAGATCCTCGTCGACCGCATTAGTCCGAAGGACGCCGAAAGCCTCTACACCGACGGGTTTGAGCTCAAGGGAAAACAGCTCAACATGTTTGGAGCGTTCTTTAACAGGTCCTGGCGCGAGCATGATTATCTATGGGGCCGGCTCAACGCTGCCGACCGGCTGGTCAGCGTCATTCTCTCGGCTGTCGGCGAAACCACTTTGCCTCAGCATCAGGTAAACCAGGCGCGTGCACGGGTTTTTCTGGCCATTCTTGACGAGGAGCGGGAAAAACTGGCGAACATTCCCGAAGAACTCGACCGAGTGGATGCATTGGTCCGATCGATCTACCCCGACTTTGCCCATGTCGCGGAGAATGTGTGA
- the crcB gene encoding fluoride efflux transporter CrcB — translation MYHLLLVMIGGGIGAGGRHLVSMATLRLFGPGFPVGTLAVNVIGSLAMGLFIGWLVKHEAAHLQPLRYFLATGLLGGFTTFSAFSLDTSVLWERGDTMLALIYVAGSVVLSILAVFAGLAVMRIGGS, via the coding sequence TTGTATCATCTCCTACTGGTAATGATCGGTGGCGGTATTGGCGCTGGCGGAAGGCACCTGGTGTCGATGGCAACCCTCCGGTTGTTTGGCCCTGGATTTCCGGTCGGCACCTTGGCGGTGAATGTGATTGGGTCGCTGGCCATGGGGCTTTTTATTGGCTGGTTGGTCAAGCATGAGGCCGCGCACCTGCAGCCTCTCAGGTATTTCCTTGCAACAGGCCTTCTCGGCGGCTTTACGACCTTTTCCGCTTTTTCCCTTGATACGTCGGTCTTGTGGGAGCGGGGCGATACAATGCTGGCCTTGATCTATGTGGCTGGCTCGGTCGTGCTCTCCATTCTGGCGGTCTTCGCCGGTCTTGCGGTCATGCGCATTGGTGGATCTTGA
- a CDS encoding DUF2778 domain-containing protein gives MPKTHQSTPKAHTPVSKRNSFGGHLLTIGSVTILAGALAIKAALPALQGTAENEAAALTPIKATVQVAKAEDANHAVRIATSILMPDFPENERASLDANHKANIVPATAQLLPTQNQKAVAKVALAQRLASLNLRYALLASRPAKNDDVYGPSAPAGINTRTAEATAPAGQAADTAEPETVVAGLVEPAHDTADPSTVDTLPMIDAETASVQVASLSPSNVLPVPAMRPKPLVRIKPGAIAKPSSTPNTRQTTQPPIMAYAKPQEPGKDDSPFSGLGKLFNGKGGGLPGRSSKVAVYDISAAVVHMPDGSKLKANSGIGHRMNKPKYAYVKNLGPTPPNVYKLRMRERRFHGVEAIRMLPYDVAAMRGRDGMLAHSPLLRRSKGSHGCVAFTHYDKFLRAFKQGKVKTMIVVPDMSKLPKYIALYNERKYASR, from the coding sequence ATGCCAAAGACACACCAGTCCACGCCAAAGGCGCACACTCCGGTATCCAAGCGAAACAGCTTCGGCGGCCATCTATTGACAATCGGTTCGGTCACAATCCTCGCCGGTGCTCTCGCCATCAAGGCGGCATTGCCTGCCTTGCAAGGCACAGCTGAGAATGAAGCGGCCGCACTCACACCGATCAAGGCTACAGTACAGGTTGCCAAGGCCGAAGATGCGAACCACGCGGTTCGTATCGCAACGTCGATCCTGATGCCGGACTTCCCTGAGAATGAACGCGCGTCTTTGGACGCCAACCACAAGGCAAATATTGTCCCGGCTACGGCACAGCTTCTGCCAACACAGAACCAAAAGGCCGTAGCAAAGGTGGCCCTCGCACAACGCTTGGCGTCCCTAAACCTCCGCTATGCGCTTTTGGCGAGCAGGCCTGCCAAAAACGATGACGTTTATGGTCCGTCGGCTCCAGCTGGCATCAATACTCGGACGGCTGAAGCAACCGCGCCGGCAGGACAAGCTGCTGACACAGCTGAACCCGAAACGGTCGTCGCGGGCCTGGTAGAACCGGCCCATGACACGGCAGATCCGTCAACAGTCGATACCCTGCCGATGATCGACGCAGAAACGGCTTCTGTGCAAGTGGCAAGCCTGTCGCCCTCAAATGTGCTGCCCGTGCCTGCCATGCGTCCGAAACCCTTGGTTCGAATCAAACCCGGCGCAATTGCAAAGCCCTCCTCTACACCAAACACACGCCAGACCACACAGCCGCCTATAATGGCCTACGCCAAGCCGCAGGAACCGGGCAAAGATGATTCACCGTTCAGCGGCCTCGGAAAACTTTTCAACGGTAAAGGCGGTGGCTTGCCGGGCCGCAGCAGCAAAGTCGCAGTGTATGACATCAGCGCAGCTGTCGTTCACATGCCAGATGGCAGCAAACTCAAGGCGAATTCCGGCATCGGACACCGGATGAACAAACCCAAATACGCCTATGTGAAAAACCTCGGTCCCACGCCGCCAAACGTTTACAAGCTGCGGATGCGCGAGCGCCGTTTCCACGGGGTCGAGGCAATTCGGATGCTGCCCTACGATGTTGCTGCCATGCGCGGCCGCGACGGCATGCTGGCGCACTCTCCGCTTCTTCGGCGCAGCAAGGGCTCACATGGCTGTGTTGCGTTCACCCACTACGACAAGTTCCTGAGAGCCTTCAAACAGGGCAAGGTCAAAACAATGATCGTCGTGCCGGACATGAGCAAACTGCCGAAATACATAGCGCTTTACAACGAACGGAAATACGCATCCAGATAG